A part of Centropristis striata isolate RG_2023a ecotype Rhode Island unplaced genomic scaffold, C.striata_1.0 Scaffold_25, whole genome shotgun sequence genomic DNA contains:
- the LOC131967727 gene encoding histone-lysine N-methyltransferase SETD5-like, with amino-acid sequence MQRRRRINPTDDAKFYASAGRDKVGLDIRYISAFKGRGIFTSTPFEKGDFLLEYRGELISRQECESRQRLYHDSLKVFMFEFRFNGKLWCVDAAKEDGSLGRLVNDDHLNPNAKMKYLTVEGKPHLCLFATRDISPGEEITYNYGESDWPWRCKTLKETSMEGHQDEVSISEPTTGAQKASTSRRRKKASMAASTGQLVKSFDQNPDEEIPQENSETTILTPLTEDFEEPLAESSRIQIGEDQIQTSPGPGPLSGHGKNPNEEIPQENSETTILASSSEDFEELMAESSRIQIVEDQIQTSPGPGPLSGHGKNPDEEIPQENSETTILTPLTEDFEEPLAESSRIQIGEDQIQTSPGPGPLSGHGKSPDFDMIYMDNGM; translated from the exons ATGCAAAGGCGAAGACGCATTAATCCCACGGACGATGCAAAATTTTATGCGAGTGCTGGAAGGGACAAAGTGGGACTTGACATCAGATACATCAGTGCCTTTAAAG GTCGTGGTATCTTCACCTCCACTCCATTTGAAAAAGGAGATTTTCTGTTGGAATATAGAGGGGAACTAATAAGTAGGCAAGAATGTGAGAGCAGACAGAGACTTTACCATGACAGCCTGAAGGTGTTCATGTTTGAGTTCCGTTTTAATGGAAAACTGTGGTG TGTTGACGCAGCAAAAGAGGATGGGTCACTTGGAAGGCTTGTAAATGATGACCATTTAAATCCCAATGCCAAGATGAAGTACTTGACAGTGGAAGGGAAGCcccatctgtgtttgtttgcaacACGTGACATAAGTCCAGGAGAGGAGATCACCTATAATTATGGTGAATCAGACTGGCCATGGAGATGCAAG ACACTTAAAGAAACATCTATGGAGGGGCATCAGGATGAGGTGTCCATATCGGAGCCCACTACAGGTGCTCAAAAGGCATCAACTAGTCGGAGGCGAAAAAAGGCATCTATGGCTGCATCAACTGGTCAACTGGTTAAAAGCTTTGATCAG aATCCTGATGAGGAAATACCTCAGGAAAATTCTGAGACTACAATTTTGACACCCCTAACTGAAGATTTTGAAGAG CCATTGGCTGAGAGCAGTCGGATCCAGATAGGTGAAGACCAGATTCAGACaagtccaggtcctggtccactCAGCGGGCATGGAAAg aATCCTAATGAGGAAATACCTCAGGAAAATTCTGAGACTACAATTTTGGCATCCTCATCTGAAGATTTTGAAGAG CTAATGGCTGAGAGCAGTCGGATCCAGATAGTTGAAGACCAGATTCAGACaagtccaggtcctggtccactCAGCGGGCATGGAAAg aATCCTGATGAGGAAATACCTCAGGAAAATTCTGAGACTACAATTTTGACACCCCTAACTGAAGATTTTGAAGAG CCATTGGCTGAGAGCAGTCGGATCCAGATAGGTGAAGACCAGATTCAGACaagtccaggtcctggtccactCAGTGGGCATGGAAAg tcaccTGACTTTGATATGATTTATATGGACAATGGTATGTAA
- the LOC131967726 gene encoding neurotrypsin-like has protein sequence MICSQAIWRLPSQTGQEPAGQGEQLTGRPDTEAAGSPDSLRAGGDKESRSTGLEHPIRTRHRYQPGSSRVHGAGTSNPPPVPTRQQQGPRGWNIQPATGTNQAAAGSTGLEHPIRTRHRYQPGSSRVHGAGTSNPPPVPTRQRQGPANVGRYKGEVPLHIHLDQDAPTRPSASPDSHSAHLDGGDVYAAEVAQECGRALELKHEGEWRPVFGSDWTLKTTAAACRDLDCGSAVSLERREESSVRSVWWISSDCVQSGSALRDCAFSYSSQSILDLTCSDSVRLVNGTSLCSGRLELKSDQSNQSWSSVCEADFDQQDAEVVCRELGCGAPSVLQGALYGEGEAPMWTKEFQCGGNESALLDCRSSGSDRNTCSPGRAVGLTCSEPVRLVGGDSRCAGTLEVKHGGDWRPVVGSDSDWTLKIAAAACRDLDCGSAVSVKRREGSSDRSVWVISSDCVQSGSALRDCVISSDSFEFILDLVCSDLLLQPNISWSSSMDGVSEAQQQQHQEEFQVFRGSTFTISCSIQPQYPGGSFQLSFTSSTSAINYTQPAVNHSADFLFPNLTQPAVNHSADFLFPNLTQPAVNQYAHFLFPAAEPAHQGSYSCVYHVHVFSHNFSSESRQLSVSVVDPPDPPDPRPFIIRAVVLTLILLVANIASYFYFKTHRVYRVYRVQKPRRREDVELDYYNLGVPAAEGGPTEE, from the exons ATGATTTGTTCCCAAGCGATCTGGCGTTTACCAAGCCAAACCGGGCAGGAGCCGGCGGGTCAGGGCGAGCAGCTGACAGGGAGACCCGACACAGAGGCCGCAGGTTCCCCAGATTCACTCCGCGCCGGCGGGGACAAGGAGAGCAGGTCCACGGGGCTGGAACATCCAATCCGAACCCGCCACCGGTACCAACCAGGCAGCAGCAGGGTCCACGGGGCTGGAACATCCAACCCGCCACCGGTACCAACCAGGCAGCAGCAGGGTCCACGGGGCTGGAACATCCAACCCGCCACCGGTACCAACCAGGCAGCAGCAGGGTCCACGGGGCTGGAACATCCAATCCGAACCCGCCACCGGTACCAACCAGGCAGCAGCAGGGTCCACGGGGCTGGAACATCCAACCCGCCACCGGTACCAACCAGGCAGCGACAGGGTCCAGCGAACGTCGGGAGATACAAAGGCGAGGTCCCGCTCCATATCCACCTCGATCAGGACGCACCAACCCGGCCCTCAGCCTCACCAGACAGCCACTCCGCTCACCTCGACGGCGGTGACGTTTACGCCGCGGAGGTAGCACAGGAGTGCGGCAGAG cactggagctgaaacatgaaggagaatggagaccagtgTTTGGCTCTGACTGGACCCTGAAGACAACAGCAGCTGCCTGCAGAGACTtagactgtggttctgctgtttctctAGAACGGAGAGAGGAGTCCTCAGTCAGATCTGTGTGGTGGATCAGCTCTGACTGTGTCcagtctggatctgctctgagggacTGTGCATTTTCATATTCCTCTCAGTCTATCCTGgatctcacctgttcag actctgtcaggctggtgaatgggaccagtctgtgctcaggcagactggagctgaagtctgaccagtctaaccagagctggtcctcagtgtgtgaagctgactttgaccagcaggatgcagaggtggtctgcagggagcttggctgtggggctccttcagtcctccagggggcgctctatggagaaggggaggctccaatgtggaccaaagagttccagtgtggaggaaatgagtctgctctcctggactgtagaagctcaggctcagatagaaacacctgctcacctggcagagctgttggactcacctgctcag agcctgtcaggttggtgggaggagacagtcgctgtgcaggaacactggaggtGAAACATGGAGGAGACTGGAGACCAGTGGTTGGCTCTGACTCTGACTGGACCCTGAAGATAgcagcagctgcctgcagagacttagactgtggttctgctgtttctgtaaaACGGAGAGAGGGGTCCTCAGACAGATCTGTGTGGGTGATCAGCTCTGACTGTGTCcagtctggatctgctctgagggacTGTGTAATATCTTCAGATTCCTTTGAATTTATCCTGGATCTCGTCTGTTCAG acctgctGCTTCAGCCCAACatctcctggtcctcctccatGGACGGGGTCTCTgaggcccagcagcagcagcatcaggaggAGTTTCAGGTTTTCAGAGGCTCCACCTTCACCATCAGCTGCTCCATCCAGCCTCAGTACCCAGGAGGCTCCTTCCAgctctccttcacctcctccacctcagcaATCAACTAcacccagccagctgtcaatcactctgctgacttcctgtttcctaacctcacccagccagctgtcaatcactctgctgacttcctgtttcctaacctcacccagccagctgtcaatcagtatgcccacttcctgtttcctgctgcagagcccGCCCACCAAGGAAGCTACAGCTGTGTTTATCACGTCCATGTTTTCTCTCATAACTTCTCCTCTGAGAGCCgtcagctctctgtctctgttgtag ATCCACCAGATCCACCAGATCCGAGACCTTTTATCATCAGAGCGGTCGTCCTGACGCTGATTCTGCTGGTGGCGAACATTGCCTCTTACTTCTATTTTAAG ACCCACAGGGTCTACAGGGTCTACAGGGTGCAGAAGCCCCGCAGACGGGAGGACGTGGAGCTGGATTATTATAACCTGGGTGTTCCTGCAGCTGAAGGAGGGCCGACTGAAGAATAA